One Spinacia oleracea cultivar Varoflay chromosome 4, BTI_SOV_V1, whole genome shotgun sequence DNA segment encodes these proteins:
- the LOC110775722 gene encoding beta-galactosidase 10, translated as MGLSIISLHCLILGLFLQLAVGYGSNVSYDSRSFIIDGQRKLLISTAIHYPRSVPAMWPGLIQLAKEGGANVIESYVFWNGHELSPDNYYFEGRYDLVKFIKTVQQSGMYMMLRIGPFVAAEWNFGGVPVWLHYVPGTVFRTDNEPWKYYMKKFTTYIVNLMKKERLFASQGGPIIMAQVENEYGYYEQSYGDGGKKYAMWAAKMALSQNIGVPWIMCQQWDAPAPVINTCNGFYCDDFTPISSNSPKIWTENWPGWFKTFGDVDPHRPVEDVAYAVARFFQKGGSVHNYYMYHGGTNFGRTAGGPFITTSYDYDAPIDEYGLPRLPKWGHLKELHGALKLCENALITGERTNVSLGPQQEANVYIDSSGGCAAFLANMDNKTDTVVKFRNMTYHLPAWSVSILPDCKNVVYNTAKVGSQASVIDMVPEDLRPSMVSPSKDLKALQWEVFVEKPGIWAKPEFNMTGFVDHINTTKDTTDYLWLTTSLYVDSNEKFLKGSSSPVLSVKSKGHALHVFVNQELQGSGFGNGTVFSFESEIPISLKAGKNEIALLSMTVGLQTAGPKYEWIGAGLTSVEIKGFNKGTVNLTKFNWTYKIGLLGEYLNLYKGETLKSTNWVSTTEPPKRKPLTWYKALVDPPSGKEPVGLDMIHMGKGLAWLNGEEIGRYWPRKSPKHHDCVDHCDYRGKFLPNKCSTGCGEPTQRWYHVPRSWFKPSGNVLVIFEETGGDPTQIRFSKRKASGVCSLVSEDHPSITVDSWTTAVKDTNDKKPTAQLSCPSNTRISAIKFASFGNPSGACGSYNQGDCHDPNSASVLEKVCLNRSDCSIELSKENFDLSYCPGTVRSLAVEAVCS; from the exons ATGGGGTTAAGCATAATTTCACtacattgtttgattttgggatTGTTTCTGCAATTAGCAGTTGGTTATGGTAGTAATGTTTCATATGATAGTCGTTCTTTCATAATTGATGGACAAAGGAAGCTTCTCATTTCCACTGCTATTCACTACCCTCGCAGTGTCCCTGCT ATGTGGCCAGGATTAATTCAACTGGCAAAGGAAGGTGGGGCGAATGTCATTGAATCATATGTATTTTGGAACGGCCATGAATTATCTCCTGACAAT TACTACTTTGAGGGACGGTATGATCTAGTGAAGTTTATAAAGACCGTGCAGCAGTCTGGGATGTATATGATGCTGCGTATTGGACCCTTTGTTGCGGCAGAGTGGAATTTTGG AGGGGTTCCTGTTTGGCTGCACTATGTGCCTGGAACTGTATTTAGGACTGACAATGAGCCATGGAAG TATTACATGAAGAAGTTCACGACATATATAGTGAACCTGATGAAGAAGGAGAGGCTTTTTGCATCACAAGGAGGTCCGATCATCATGGCTCAG GTAGAAAATGAATATGGGTATTATGAACAATCATATGGAGATGGAGGGAAAAAATATGCCATGTGGGCTGCCAAAATGGCCCTTTCTCAGAACATAGGTGTGCCTTGGATAATGTGCCAGCAATGGGATGCACCTGCTCCTGTG ATAAATACTTGTAATGGATTCTACTGTGATGACTTTACTCCAATTTCTTCCAATAGTCCGAAGATTTGGACTGAGAACTGGCCTGGATG GTTTAAAACGTTTGGGGACGTGGACCCTCACAGGCCTGTCGAAGATGTTGCTTATGCTGTTGCTCGTTTTTTTCAGAAGGGTGGCAGTGTTCACAACTATTACATG TATCATGGTGGGACAAATTTTGGTCGCACTGCTGGTGGGCCATTCATCACAACAAGTTACGATTACGATGCACCAATTGATGAATATG GCTTACCAAGGCTTCCGAAGTGGGGACATCTCAAGGAACTTCATGGAGCTCTAAAGTTGTGTGAGAATGCATTAATTACTGGTGAAAGGACTAATGTGTCTCTTGGTCCTCAGCAAGAG GCCAATGTGTATATAGACTCTTCTGGAGGTTGTGCAGCCTTCCTTGCCAATATGGACAACAAAACAGACACGGTTGTGAAATTCAGAAACATGACATATCATTTGCCTGCATGGTCAGTCAGCATCCTGCCAGACTGCAAAAATGTTGTGTATAACACTGCTAAG GTTGGATCTCAGGCTTCTGTGATCGATATGGTGCCTGAGGATCTCAGGCCATCAATGGTATCACCTAGCAAAGACTTGAAAGCTCTGCAATGGGAAGTGTTTGTTGAAAAGCCTGGAATCTGGGCAAAACCTGAATTCAACATGACAGGTTTTGTTGATCATATAAATACAACAAAAGATACAACAGACTACCTCTGGCTCACAACAAG CCTGTATGTTGACAGTAATGAGAAGTTTTTGAAAGGCAGCAGCAGTCCAGTACTATCAGTGAAATCAAAGGGCCATGCTCTTCATGTTTTTGTGAATCAAGAACTTCAAG GAAGCGGATTTGGGAATGGAACAGTCTTTTCCTTTGAATCTGAAATTCCCATATCTCTCAAAGCTGGAAAGAATGAAATTGCTCTTCTTAGCATGACTGTTGGTCTGCAA ACTGCAGGGCCGAAGTACGAATGGATAGGAGCAGGCCTAACAAGTGTAGAGATCAAAGGTTTTAACAAAGGAACTGTGAATCTTACTAAATTTAATTGGACTTACAAG ATTGGATTACTGGGAGAATACTTGAATCTGTACAAAGGTGAGACTTTGAAAAGTACAAACTGGGTATCAACCACTGAACCACCTAAGAGAAAACCGCTTACATGGTACAAG GCTTTGGTGGACCCTCCCTCCGGGAAAGAGCCCGTGGGTCTGGACATGATACATATGGGAAAGGGACTAGCATGGTTGAATGGAGAAGAAATAGGAAGATATTGGCCTCGAAAAAGTCCCAAGCATCATGATTGTGTTGATCACTGTGACTACCGCGGTAAATTTTTACCCAACAAGTGCAGCACAGGATGTGGAGAGCCAACTCAGAGATG GTATCATGTTCCACGGTCTTGGTTTAAGCCATCAGGCAACGTACTGGTTATCTTTGAAGAAACAGGTGGAGATCCAACTCAGATCAGATTCTCGAAAAGGAAAGCATCGGGTGTTTGCAGTCTTGTTTCTGAAGATCATCCGTCTATCACAGTAGATTCCTGGACAACTGCTGTGAAAGACACCAACGACAAAAAACCAACCGCGCAGTTAAGCTGCCCTAGTAACACTCGCATTTCTGCTATAAAGTTTGCCAGTTTTGGGAACCCTTCGGGAGCTTGTGGGTCCTACAACCAGGGAGACTGCCATGATCCAAACTCTGCTTCCGTGCTGGAAAAG GTTTGTTTAAATAGAAGTGACTGCAGCATTGAGTTGAGCAAAGAGAATTTCGATTTAAGTTATTGTCCAGGAACAGTTAGAAGTCTTGCTGTTGAAGCAGTTTGCAGTTGA